A stretch of DNA from Hydra vulgaris chromosome 03, alternate assembly HydraT2T_AEP:
TACCTTAAACAAAGCCATAACATCAGCATATGTTTCTCAGtatatttcatttgaaaaactaaaagatgATAATtcacttttatctttttatactGGTTTGCcaaatgcaaatttatttttgtggtatttatcattatttaatgattttgtaaaacaaatgaCAAATATATCAATGGAAGAccatttattgttaatattaatgaaaatcaaacttggatttttaaataaagacttGAGCTTTAGATTTGGGTTTTCTGAGTCAACAGTAACTAGAATATATAGAACTTGGCTTCCAATTATTGCTgaaaatgtaaagtttttaattgtttggcCAGAAAAGCATGTTTTGAGAAGAAATTTGCCAACAAATTTTcgcaaaaagttttataattgtgTTGCAATAATTGATTGtatggaaatatttattgaaagaCCTTTTAGTCTTCATGCTCGAGCCCAAACTTggtcaaattataaaaacaacaacactaTTAAATATCTCATTGGTATAACTCCCTCAGGTGCTGTAAGTTTTTTATCACCTGGATGGGGTGGCAGAGTGTCAGATaaagaaattacaattaaatccggatttttagaaaaaataacccATGGAGATTGTGTACTTGCTGATAGAGGATTTACCCTTGTTGAAGAATTTGCTACACAGGGAGggattttaaaattaccaaaattCACCAAAGGAAAAAAGCAAATGTCTTCTGCTGAAGTCGATGAATCACGTCAAATTGCACATGTAAGAATTCATGTTGAAAGGGTAATTGGACGGTTAAGAAAATTTCGAATTCTTCAGAGCATTATCCCAATAACTCAAGTTGATTTACTTGACAATGTAATGGTAATGATAAC
This window harbors:
- the LOC136078595 gene encoding uncharacterized protein LOC136078595; the encoded protein is MPDSCCAVGCMNKKIKGDKSLSFYRIPFGNTEESNNRRVLWLQALKRENWSTSMIDNARLCSKHFISGKKSDNPNFPDYVPSVFLYRQQSFSKKHQSIERFERSCKRTKKNTEDNLSQTRAENEQMSVNMDAVTSVNPFKLNQESQTDDVNFVAELHSKVKTLSKNNVELKITLNKAITSAYVSQYISFEKLKDDNSLLSFYTGLPNANLFLWYLSLFNDFVKQMTNISMEDHLLLILMKIKLGFLNKDLSFRFGFSESTVTRIYRTWLPIIAENVKFLIVWPEKHVLRRNLPTNFRKKFYNCVAIIDCMEIFIERPFSLHARAQTWSNYKNNNTIKYLIGITPSGAVSFLSPGWGGRVSDKEITIKSGFLEKITHGDCVLADRGFTLVEEFATQGGILKLPKFTKGKKQMSSAEVDESRQIAHVRIHVERVIGRLRKFRILQSIIPITQVDLLDNVMVMITSLVNINSSVVPPSS